In Zingiber officinale cultivar Zhangliang chromosome 6A, Zo_v1.1, whole genome shotgun sequence, a single genomic region encodes these proteins:
- the LOC121994341 gene encoding chaperone protein DnaJ-like, producing the protein MDAFPASSDTAAVSCYYSLLGIRRNASPSDVRAAYRRLALRWHPDRWAKEPAFAASQAKRRFQRIQEAYSVLSDKSKRAMYDAGLYDPLDGDDQGFADFMQEMLAMMEGVKSEKPDSLEDLQRMLAEIVGDTVSDPGTSDGGANTSGRRGPSDSTRRSRGGGPMIR; encoded by the exons ATGGACGCTTTCCCGGCCAGTTCGGACACCGCTGCCGTCTCCTGCTACTACTCCCTACTCGGGATCCGCCGCAATGCCTCCCCCTCCGACGTCCGCGCAGCCTACCGCCGCCTTGCTCTG CGGTGGCACCCGGACCGGTGGGCGAAGGAGCCTGCATTCGCAGCCAGTCAGGCTAAGCGGAGATTCCAACGGATACAGGAAGCCTACTCCG TGCTCTCTGACAAGAGCAAGCGAGCCATGTACGACGCCGGGCTCTACGACCCCCTTGACGGCGACGATCAG GGATTCGCCGATTTCATGCAAGAAATGCTTGCGATGATGGAGGGTGTTAAATCCGAG AAGCCGGATAGTTTGGAGGACCTGCAGCGGATGCTGGCGGAGATCGTGGGCGACACCGTCAGCGATCCGGGGACCAGCGACGGAGGGGCGAACACCAGCGGCCGACGGGGGCCGTCGGATTCGACGAGGAGGAGCCGCGGTGGCGGCCCGATGATAAGGTGA